Below is a genomic region from Miscanthus floridulus cultivar M001 chromosome 1, ASM1932011v1, whole genome shotgun sequence.
AGTCCAAGCACATCTCCATGCCGGAGTTGCCGCAGCCCACGACCAGCACCCTCATGCCCTTGAACCTCTCCCCTCTCCTGTACTCGCTGGAGTGCAGCACCTCCCCGGCGAACCTCTCCCTCCCCTTCACCGTCGGCACCACCACCTCCGCGTTCTCCCCGCTGGCCACCACCAGCCACGGCGACACGTACTCGGTCTCCATCGTCGCCACGCCGCCGTCCGCGGCCGACACCGCGGTGACCCGCCAGAGCGAGGCGTCCGCGTCGTACCGCGCGCGGGTCACCGTGCGCCCGAACAGCGGGGACACGTCGAAGCGCGCGGCGTAGGAGCGGAGGTAGCGGAGGAAGTCGTGCTTCGTCGGGTACGTGGGGAAGTCGGCCGGGAAGCGGGCGTGCGGGAGCTCGCAGAACACCTTGGGGAGGTGCAGCCGGAGCCGGTCGTACGTGCGGTTCGTCCACAGGTCGGCGATGCCGTCGGAGCGCTCCAGCACCGTGAAGGGCACCGCGTGCTGGCTCAGCGTTGCCGCCACGGCCAACCCTGACGGTCCCGCGCCCACGATGATGGGGCCACGCACCAAGCACGCGGCGGCGGCCGAGCCCTCCCGCCGCCTAGAGCTGCCGCCACCAGCGTCCTCACCAGCAACTTGCCCCTGCATGGCGGCCGGCCGGTGCAAGTTTGCAACACAAGCCAATGCAAGAACCCACCAATGAGCTAGAGCTAGCTTTAGCTACAGTTTATATGTAGCTAGCTAGGCAAGCAACAATGCAAGTCGTCTCTCAGCTGAGCTCAGCTCTTGCAAGACGTATGTAGTGCTGAGCACTGCAACGGAAGCTGATGTCTGATGCGATGGACGACGCAACACTAGCTAGCAGCTGACTCCTCCTAGTCACAGGAATGGATGCTGGACACCATGCATCCGTAGCATCACACAGACAAACACTCCCTGTCTCGCTCGCTCTGATGTCTGATGGATGGGAGGAGAGGATAGCTAGCTAGGAGGTAGCTGAAGGTGTAGGCAACGTCTTTTTACCACTCCTCTTGCACGCACTACAGTGACAGTGTAAGCACGGAGGGGAgttgaaaaaaatgaaaaggtCTAGTGAGCTCCTCAGGCTACTACCTGACGAGGGTCCCTCTCCCCTATATATAAGGGGAGGTGAAATGTAAAAGGACGGCTTACATTGTACATGGCCCATTTTTATCACCACTGTTGGAATGATTGCCACCGATCTTTTCAGGACGAAAAAAAAGCAATAGTTTTTCTCCTCTTATTTTAGTACATCATTGGATATTCTAACTAGAAGATGTGTGCTCCTCTGCAGGAACCCCTAGAACTCAGAGATCATCGTCAAATCTGATATGAGATCCTGTCATGCAATGCATTGCATTTCGACAGGCTAATCGTGTACGCGCCATTGCCAGCATATGCATGAACATTGTTTCCCGTGTTGCTTCCGCGGATCTTAAGATGAATCCTTCAAAGTGGTCCTTGGTCTCTGTTCATCCAACTAATCACTAATCTCCTTTGTTCTCTGAATGATAAACATGGGTATTGCTGCCATATATATATGGCCATATATGGCGCAGAAAATATACAAATGCGCTTTCTTCTGAATAGCATTAGCATGGTGGAGCACAACTCCAGGAAATTGCTGGCAAGTAGAAAGTCCTGAACTGGGACATTCTGGTGTGCTTTGACAGACAGCCTAGGTGGCTAGGTCAACCCTTTTACTTAAAAATAAGATCCAGAAGGATCTTCAGAGCTTACTTTATTAGCAGCCTATCACCTTGCTACTTGGGACCTACTAATTGCTAACTAATTGCCGCGGACCCATACTAGGGTAACCGAAGAGGATGAGCTAaataaccatcaacgttgattcatccgagcggtcaagagcgcgactacacctcttgctgggctccgcctcgtctgaccaccgaggccatgggctccgcctcgtccgactctcgagggttggctccgcatCGGTGGAcactgaggccgcgggctctgccttgctcgacccccgagggttggctccgcctcggctgactcccgagggttggctccgcctcgtccgacccccgagggttggctccgcctcttGCCGACCACCGAGGCCGCGgggtctgcctcacccgacgtctgagggcgggctccgccttatccgacgtctgagggcaggcctcgcctcgcccgacgactgaggacAAGCCCCGCCTtgtccgacgtctgagggctggctccgcctcgcccgatccctcgggcaCGGGTCCTAATATAAGCTgacgccgccgccaaccactacgggccagaaagtacaacccaggGTCAAACTactggcatcgtgcagggagcggtcacgtcTCAACACGACCCGTCCCCACACAATGTCATTCCAGGggactcacatcgcccacagtgacggacgcgtggcccctatgctgcctactccctgtatggcCGCTGATCAGCACGCTGGTCCACCGCTCCGTCCGCCGGGGCGGAGTGGGACGTGACAGCCCGCTGACAATGCCAGGGCATGGCATTATCAGCGGACAGACGCCCatcgtggagctgtccctgtcaccacctgccgtgtTAGCGGGGCCCGCACAGAGGAAAAGAAAGGCCCGATGACCCTAAAGGACTTCCTCTGCCTCTCGTTCTCATTTTTCTTCcattgtaacccgtgctttcccttggcctataaaaggaaaagcaggacGTCCCATTAAGtggtgcgaacacaaggttgacaagtacccttgtgtgttcgttttgtgatgagtgattgtcaatgtgatccacgaagtaggttgagtggtgactaaccctaccatggcgaaagctatgtgtgcgacatgtcttttggcttgtgttgtgcaggtgtggagctcggatgcggtggtcgacggcgaggtgaaggtcaaggaggacgtgccgtgccgacagaccgggagcggtgaaggacggacgtgaggcttggaccgagggacccagaggccgggtgactagccgcggtggctgacacttgggacaccgacaagtgcaagaagacatggagtgacggtgttgaccgggtcaagacggcggacgcgtgagtcgagcgaggctcaggaggacttggcgggccggccggtcgaggacggcggtgacacgcgtcggatggtgggggacgcgtatggagtacgctactcgcggacggtttgatggtttggacctcaaaaccatcggatggacggtttacgggtttgggcctcaaaacccgggcggaggttccgaggagggacggacggcacgtggcggcatcggggagttcgcgtcgaggcgaagctaccggtgagaaggcgcggtggccgtcggatcaagattacaccgggttggacaacaacgcccttgggcttagcggttcaactcatttgtatccaggggcaaaactgggaatgtgtaatagccctgttaaataggatgagggagcccccatctccctcacctcctccagttttcattttctcctttagggtttcttcctctagtttgcttccatgtatgagagaggtccacaactcaaattgtgacttggttttgaaggaatcggtggccgtaaccaccgtatgtcctccgggattcatgatttagttgtgttcttgatgtgattttggtgttcttcacgagctccttttgtcccttcttgtttcccctctcgtttcttcgatttgggatggtttcggttcgttcttgttgccttggatcgatcagtgacatgagtagaagctttccaccgaaggaaatccactaattcctcacgagatcgcagatccgggcaattttagttcttgacctattttttggggttttctttaattccttcgattcacggagttagagtttgtctcgggctatgatcttttagaggttgcctttctacccgcttgtgaactcttgtgcaaagtttcaagtcatttggagttgatttgatcaagttatggcttgatttaatttttcccgagaaactgctcgttcataccggacgtgtccgatatcataccggacgtgtccgatatttctcactttggagttttgagctgaaattttgtgaagatcttcccttggtgtctaaagagctatggttaaaatttcatgatttttggacaccgtttgatggggtttcggatttttctcttttggtcagcttgctgctgaaaataccggacgtgtccgatatcataccggacgtgtccgatatttcccactttggagttttgagctgaaattttgtggagatcttcccttggtgtctaaagagctatggttaaaatttcatgatttttggacaccgtttgatggggtttcggatttttctcttttggtcagcttgctgctgaaaatcccggacgtgtccgagatcataccggacgtgtccgaaaataccggacgtgtccgatataataccggacgtgtccgatatttgcaggagcagtgctgtttcattttgggagtttgctcgtttgggcttcgatccttgttccgtttgctctgtggtgacccgttgtgttctgagggagtatccacccttctctagggtcgtggtcatcaagtctttcgtgaatgctttttggggattgatgttgggacagtggttgAAGATTTcggaagaaatttgaggctcccattcaccccccccctctggtcgccgtttccggtccttcaattggtatcagagccggttaaggatcattccaccttaatcggtcagtgatccacgaaggcgacatggagcgtggttcaggcaaaccaccgcactttgatgggtccaactatccttattggaagatccgcatgtctgcgcatctccaggggattgattggctcgtctgggaaatttgcgaggatgctacttacgttgtgctccctgtCGCGGCtcgtaccacccaggatcacaaggatcggcacaacgcaaatagcaaagctcgcagtgtgcttttctcgagtctttcgctcTCTGAGTTCGAGCGTatctccgattgtactacagctcgagagatctgggtgaggcttcagagctatcacgaggggaccgcacaggtcaagaccagactctacgagacgtacaagcgcgagtacgagaacttctctcagtttgatggcgagtccatcgatgccatgttctcccgctttcagactatcgtcaacaaaatgaaagcgaacaaggccaacctaccttatagtgatcatgagagggcgctcaagcttctctatgcccttgatcgaaaggtatgggatgtgaaggtatcggcgatcatcgagtccgccaactacgacaccctcaccgtcgacgagcttttcagcaagctcaagtccacagagatcgactaccaaacccaagccaagctcaagaatccttccgcaccaaccatggctttggtctcaggtagtggttcaagttctttgactaacccttcacaagcttctttctatttgtcgtgcttgatgtcagtcacagaggagcagctggagtctcttggggatgatgagttggcactcgtcatcagtcggttctctcggtttcacaacaaccgtttgaaccgccgacgcagtggtggcccgaaggagggatgctatggatgtggagatccggaccacttcgtcgcgcactgccccaagaagaagcccttcaccaacaagtacgactccagcaagcgcaaggataagcgcgactacacctctggcaagcacaaggccaagggcggtttcgacaaggaggcgatcaagaaggcgtaccgcaggaaggccaaagctcaagaacgcgccttccttgcctccctcagcgacctcgacgacgactccgacgatgatcactcttcttgttcctcgaccgacgatgagtccgagaagaagcgcgaggacaagctcaacggtctctgctttgtcaccggtgcaaaccgtggtgggttttgcactatggcggttgacggtggagcaaagctcaaaaaggacgtcgacgtcgacgacgacgaaaacgaggtaccgcccacacttgactcacttatgcttgagcttgatactatgaatgatacattgatgagtcaagataagttgcttaagcgtgctgcccgtgagagaaaagagtttaaggaccagctagaggttgctttgaaggagttggagcttgccaagagtggtgtagtggtgtcagaggaggaggagtgcgatgagtgtgctatacacatgtctaacctctctgacttgcaatccaagtatgctgttttgcttgatgaatgtgatgagctgaagtctcgttctgggttgctcggtgcatgcaagtcctgctcaggcttgcaatctgagttggcagagaaggttgccaaacttgctgagtttgagaaggccaactcagatagcaccaccactacatgtgttcgatgtgaagctttggtgttggagcttgagtcctgtaggcacgacaagatgggaaccgaggaagaaaacacacaacttcggtccatcttgagctgggtgtcgtgcagtgagcctcagttgggcatgatggtgagccagttcaggcggggaactgactcatcgggagtaggctttgctataggtgggaagggtgagcatgtctatggcaaggttggtgaacatagtggtttgaacccaagtgagaaacccaccaacactcccaaattgatcaagatccctccaccagaatctaccaagcctatgatcaaagatggtgtgtttgaagaaccaccaaaagctccaccatccaagcaagtttgggttcccaaaccgaatcactttcggaactcactcgatactctacccaacatctctagtgcaccccttcctaaaaccaaaaagcctcagagagtgaaccacatccacaagagagtgagtcaaccaccatccaagagagaggtgaggtaccactgtgactattgccatagagatggtcatttggctgagttttgctttaggaggaagagagatgagcggcgcgagtacgagttgaacaaccggaatatgtaccgtcctccccatggcgtacatgtaccgcctgttcagaggcacaatgttaggcctagaggtgcaatgcctcaaggtgctaggcctcaggtggcgagaccacgtggtggtcgtgcccggcgtggcccaagtcatgacctatatgactctggacctcgcgacggtggctttcagtcccacactcctagcggaccacgttttcccccacgtggtgatcgcttctctccaatgggacatggcatgtatggtgtttttcctaacacttttccagggcaaatgactcaacactggtattctcctcatttcactaaccccagtgttgtgccatttgctcaccccctgtctttctattgatgcagagcggaggcctggagaacacgtggcttgttgattccggctgttcgcgccacatgaccggaagttccaaatggttctccagcctcgaccccatgcaatacaaggagtacatcacatttggggacaatagcaaaggtaaggtgctgtctcgtgggaccattcgggtcaatgagtcttttatcttgaaggacgttgctttggtttcaagcctgcatttcaatttgctctctgtttcgcaactccttcaagatgggtttgaggtgcgctttaagactggactttctcgtgtgctcgattctcagggacatctagtttgtcagatcgttcctttcggtcgagttttcagagctgatttctctcagtctttcggttcttctcgctgtttggttgccggatcttcttctgatttgtggaagtggcataggagacttggtcacttgagcttcgatctcctagtgaggttgagttctcttgacatgatccgaggattgcccaaacttaagtttgagaaggatctggtatgccatccctgtcgccatggaaag
It encodes:
- the LOC136469120 gene encoding indole-3-pyruvate monooxygenase YUCCA8-like, with the protein product MQGQVAGEDAGGGSSRRREGSAAAACLVRGPIIVGAGPSGLAVAATLSQHAVPFTVLERSDGIADLWTNRTYDRLRLHLPKVFCELPHARFPADFPTYPTKHDFLRYLRSYAARFDVSPLFGRTVTRARYDADASLWRVTAVSAADGGVATMETEYVSPWLVVASGENAEVVVPTVKGRERFAGEVLHSSEYRRGERFKGMRVLVVGCGNSGMEMCLDLCEHGAMPFMSVRSGVHLLPREMFGASTFGIAMKLLRWLPIKLVDRLLLLVARMVLGDTEKHGLRRPKLGPLEIKNITGKSPVLDVGAWSFIKSGNIKIVPEVESFTGNGVRFVDGNEMAFDTVIFATGYRSNVPFWLKDDGELFTEDGKAKAEQASDDWWRGPNGLYRVGFSGRGLLGAGADALRAAADIAGRWQAEVAAAAAGGAKISSSSV